The DNA sequence CGCGATGTCTCGGTAAGCCTGCGCGACCACACCTTGCGTGGGGACGGCCGCGTGGAAGGCTCGGTGCCGGCGGGCACCTTCTCCGCCGATCGCATGCGCGCCGATCTGGCGGAGCGCACGATCACGCTGGAAGGCAATGCCCACATGCGCATGGTCCCATCGAAACTGCGCATGCCATGACTTCCCATTCCCCCACCCCTTCCGTAAGGGACAGCGTGATGGACAACCCGCCCGCCCCCCGCCCGGATTCGCGCCGTGCAGCGCTGACGCGGCGCATGGTGCGCTCGCTTGTAGGCGGGTTCGCCGCCGCTGCCATCGCCGGGCTGGGCTTCCAGACGCTCGCCGGCGCGCAGACGGGGGTCGGCGGCTTTAACGCGAACCAGCCGGTGGAATATGGCGCAGACCGGATCGAGCTGCAGGACCGGCAGAACCGGATCGTGCTGTCGGGCAATGTCGAATTCAACCAGGGCGATCTCCGGCTCACCGCCGATCGTACCACGGTGGCCTACAACCGCGCGGGCAGCGGGCTGCAGATCGAGCGGGTCAATGCTACCGGCGGCGTCACCGTCACGCGCGGGGGCGAGCGTGCGATGGGGAATGCCGGCATCTATGACGTTGGCAAGCGCGTGATCATTCTCACCGGCGGCGTGCAGCTGCGCCGCAATGGCGATACGCTGAACGGCGGCCGGCTGGTGATGGATCTCAACACCGGCGTTTCCAGCGTCGACGGGCGCGGCGGCACGGCATCGGGCGCTCAGACCGGCGGGCGGGTGACGGGCTCCTTCTCCGTCCCTGAAAACAGCGCATCGGGCAATTGATGGCCATGCAGCAGTTCCACCCCATATATAGCGGTATGCGCGACCTGTTCGTCACCACGCCCACTACTACCACCCCGGATTTCCGGGGGCACTCGGCCGCGCGCTAGGCGCAGCCGGTGCCGCCGGGATCGGGCGGCCCGGCGTCACCTCCCGCATCCCGTTTCCTCCCGACCGGCGCCAGGACTTTCGGCGCGCGCGGCTTTGTGCCATCGCGCCGCAAACGGAAAAGACGGTAAGCCATGAGCGAGATGTTGAAAATCAGCCTGCCCGACGGTTCGGTGCGCGAAGTGCCCCCCGGCTCCACGCCAGCCGACATCGCCGCGGCGATCGGCCCCGGTCTGGCCAAGGCGGCGCTGGCCGCGCGCGTGAACGGCGAACTGCGCGACATCACGCGCCCCTTCGAAGGCGATGCCGAGCTCGCGCTGGTTACCGGCCGGGACGAGGCGGACGCGCTCGAGCTTGCCCGGCACGATTATGCCCATGTGCTGGCAGAGGCGGTGCAAGCCCTGTGGCCCGATACGCAGATCACCTTCGGCCCGGCCACCGACGACGGCTTCTATTACGATTTCGCCCCCGGTGCGCGCGGCCCCTTCACGGAGGAGGATCTGCCCGCCATCGAGGAAAAGATGCGCGAGATCATCCGCGCCGACAAGCCGCTGCGGCGCGAGGAATGGAGCCGCGAACAGCTGATCGAACGGTTCCGGTCCCACGGCGAGAGCTTCAAGGCCGAATGGGCGGCCGAACTGCCCGAGGGCGAGCAGCTGACGGTCTATCATTCGGGCGAGGACTGGCTGGACCTGTGCCGCGGTCCGCATCTTGCCAGCACGGGCAAGCTCGACCCGCAGGCGTTCAAGCTCACCCGCGTGTCGGGCGCCTATTGGCGCGGCGACCAGAAGAACGCGATGCTCAGCCGCATCTACGGCACCGGCTGGCTCAACAAGAAGCAGCTGGCTGAGCATCTCCTGCGGCTGGAAGAGGCGGCGAAGCGCGACCATCGGAAGCTCGGCGCCGAGATGGACCTGTTCCATCTGCAGGCCGAAGCGCATGGCAGCGTGTTCTGGCATCCCAAGGGCTATATCGTCTGGCGCGAGCTGGAGGCCTATATGCGCCGCGCGATCGACGGCGCCGGCTATCGCGAGGTGAAGACGCCGCAGGTGATGGACGCGCGCCAATGGGAACAGTCCGGGCACTGGGGCAAGTATCGCGAGAATATGTTCGTGATCCCCGACGAGGTGCCGAACACGGAGGATGAAGGCCCACTGGTGCCGGAAGGCGCCGAATGGATGGCGCTGAAGCCAATGAACTGCCCGGCGCATGTGCTGATCTTCCGCCAGGGCATCAAGAGCTATCGCGACCTGCCGCTGCGCCTCTACGAAAACGGCTGCTGCCACCGCAACGAACCGCATGGGGCGCTGCACGGGCTGATGCGCGTGCGCCAGTTCACGCAGGACGACGCGCATATCTTCTGCCGCGAAGACCAGATCGTGGACGAAGTGCGCGATTTCTGCGCGCTGGCGGACCGGATCTACAAGGATTTCGGCTTCACCTATTCGATCAAGCTCGCCCTGCGCCCGGAAAAGCGCTTCGGCAGCGAGGAGATGTGGGACCGCGCCGAAGCCGAACTGCGCGATGCGGTGGAGAAGGCCGGCCTCGCCACCGAGGCCTATGGCTGGGAA is a window from the Altererythrobacter sp. B11 genome containing:
- the thrS gene encoding threonine--tRNA ligase; amino-acid sequence: MSEMLKISLPDGSVREVPPGSTPADIAAAIGPGLAKAALAARVNGELRDITRPFEGDAELALVTGRDEADALELARHDYAHVLAEAVQALWPDTQITFGPATDDGFYYDFAPGARGPFTEEDLPAIEEKMREIIRADKPLRREEWSREQLIERFRSHGESFKAEWAAELPEGEQLTVYHSGEDWLDLCRGPHLASTGKLDPQAFKLTRVSGAYWRGDQKNAMLSRIYGTGWLNKKQLAEHLLRLEEAAKRDHRKLGAEMDLFHLQAEAHGSVFWHPKGYIVWRELEAYMRRAIDGAGYREVKTPQVMDARQWEQSGHWGKYRENMFVIPDEVPNTEDEGPLVPEGAEWMALKPMNCPAHVLIFRQGIKSYRDLPLRLYENGCCHRNEPHGALHGLMRVRQFTQDDAHIFCREDQIVDEVRDFCALADRIYKDFGFTYSIKLALRPEKRFGSEEMWDRAEAELRDAVEKAGLATEAYGWEELPGEGAFYAPKLEWHLTDAIGRTWQVGTIQSDRVLPERLDAAYVGEDGEKHRPVMLHRAIFGSYERFIGILIEHYAGKLPLWLAPVQAVVATIVSDADDYAGVVAEKLAAAGIRAESDLRNEKINYKVREHSVKKVPHMLVVGKREAEEGTVALRTLGEQQQKILPLDEAIALLKAEAAPPDLR
- a CDS encoding LptA/OstA family protein, with translation MDNPPAPRPDSRRAALTRRMVRSLVGGFAAAAIAGLGFQTLAGAQTGVGGFNANQPVEYGADRIELQDRQNRIVLSGNVEFNQGDLRLTADRTTVAYNRAGSGLQIERVNATGGVTVTRGGERAMGNAGIYDVGKRVIILTGGVQLRRNGDTLNGGRLVMDLNTGVSSVDGRGGTASGAQTGGRVTGSFSVPENSASGN